A single genomic interval of Salmo trutta chromosome 13, fSalTru1.1, whole genome shotgun sequence harbors:
- the wdr53 gene encoding WD repeat-containing protein 53 isoform X2, with protein sequence MASRQWCEGHSTPVLCVGASGGPEGLLASGSEEGEVTVWNQEGAVLASLRLPSGDDVTSAVFSPAAPGLLYVSHGEMVSVLDPRSLTGAVEELQGAGEEEINSLALNETGSALAVADDSGVVRVLELPGGKVNRTLRRHTNIVSSVAFRPLRPNNLVSAGLDMQVMLWSLQKTRPVWTLNLQEMAEEEEGHQQKAGQLFNPPLAHCVSVATCGNVLACAAEDGRVHLMRVGSGSKLDQQGAIKAHSHGASQAHFLSFLPHPYWLVTGGNDGMVALWDLSQNPVVTVEDKGKPQAAPVHRRRPKARAKAKLQSQAKPQQAKEETKKEREEEEVEEGSSVDQSPGTEEALKSGPKLSFSHGDKVNWVCPTLLRGEPSLVVADQSPNLSVYSLAGL encoded by the exons ATGGCCAGCAGGCAGTGGTGTGAGGGCCACTCCACCCCAGTGCTTTGTGTGGGGGCCTCTGGGGGTCCGGAGGGTCTCCTAGCCTCTGGCTCAGAGGAGGGTGAGGTAACAGTGTGGAACCAGGAAGGAGCGGTGTTAGCTAGTCTCCGTCTGCCCAGCGGGGATGATGTGACCAGCGCTGTGTTCTCGCCGGCGGCTCCAGGCCTGTTGTATGTGTCCCACGGGGAGATGGTGAGTGTACTGGACCCTAGGAGCCTGACCGGGGCGGTAGAAGAGCTGCAGGGTGCAGGAGAAGAGGAGATCAACTCTCTGGCTCTGAATGAGACAGGCTCAGCTCTGGCCGTAGCTGATGACTCAGGGGTGGTGAGGGTGCTAGAGCTGCCGGGGGGCAAAGTAAACAGGACGCTCCGCAGACACACCAACATCGTCTCATCTGTGGCTTTCCGCCCTCTCAGGCCCAACAACTTGGTCTCAGCCGGGCTCGACATGCAG GTGATGTTGTGGAGCCTGCAGAAGACCCGCCCCGTCTGGACCCTCAACCTGCAGGAAAtggctgaggaagaggagggccaTCAGCAGAAGGCCGGTCAGCTCTTCAACCCACCTCTGGCCCACTGCGTCTCTGTAGCAACCTGCGGGAACGTTTTGGCCTGCGCCGCCGAGGACGGACGTGTGCACCTGATGCGGGTCGGCAGTGGCTCCAAACTGGACCAGCAGGGGGCCATCAAGGCCCACAGCCATGGAGCCTCACAGGCCCACTTCCTCAGCTTCTTACCCCACCCATACTGGCTGGTCACTGGGGGCAACGACGGCATGGTGGCCCTCTGGGACCTCAGTCAGAACCCGGTAGTTACTGTTGAGGATAAGGGCAAGCCACAAGCAGCGCCAGTCCACCGCAGAAGACCCAAGGCCAGGGCTAAAGCCAAACTCCAGTCCCAGGCTAAGCCCCAGCAGGCAAAAGAGGAGActaagaaggagagggaggaggaagaggtggaggagggcagCAGTGTGGATCAGTCACCAGGCACAGAGGAGGCCCTGAAGTCAGGACCTAAACTCAGCTTCAGCCATGGGGACAAGGTGAACTGGGTGTGTCCCACTCTGCTGAGAGGGGAGCCCAGCCTTGTGGtggctgaccagagccctaacctgtctgtctactcTCTGGCTG GTCTATAg
- the wdr53 gene encoding WD repeat-containing protein 53 isoform X1, translating to MASRQWCEGHSTPVLCVGASGGPEGLLASGSEEGEVTVWNQEGAVLASLRLPSGDDVTSAVFSPAAPGLLYVSHGEMVSVLDPRSLTGAVEELQGAGEEEINSLALNETGSALAVADDSGVVRVLELPGGKVNRTLRRHTNIVSSVAFRPLRPNNLVSAGLDMQVMLWSLQKTRPVWTLNLQEMAEEEEGHQQKAGQLFNPPLAHCVSVATCGNVLACAAEDGRVHLMRVGSGSKLDQQGAIKAHSHGASQAHFLSFLPHPYWLVTGGNDGMVALWDLSQNPVVTVEDKGKPQAAPVHRRRPKARAKAKLQSQAKPQQAKEETKKEREEEEVEEGSSVDQSPGTEEALKSGPKLSFSHGDKVNWVCPTLLRGEPSLVVADQSPNLSVYSLAGL from the exons ATGGCCAGCAGGCAGTGGTGTGAGGGCCACTCCACCCCAGTGCTTTGTGTGGGGGCCTCTGGGGGTCCGGAGGGTCTCCTAGCCTCTGGCTCAGAGGAGGGTGAGGTAACAGTGTGGAACCAGGAAGGAGCGGTGTTAGCTAGTCTCCGTCTGCCCAGCGGGGATGATGTGACCAGCGCTGTGTTCTCGCCGGCGGCTCCAGGCCTGTTGTATGTGTCCCACGGGGAGATGGTGAGTGTACTGGACCCTAGGAGCCTGACCGGGGCGGTAGAAGAGCTGCAGGGTGCAGGAGAAGAGGAGATCAACTCTCTGGCTCTGAATGAGACAGGCTCAGCTCTGGCCGTAGCTGATGACTCAGGGGTGGTGAGGGTGCTAGAGCTGCCGGGGGGCAAAGTAAACAGGACGCTCCGCAGACACACCAACATCGTCTCATCTGTGGCTTTCCGCCCTCTCAGGCCCAACAACTTGGTCTCAGCCGGGCTCGACATGCAG GTGATGTTGTGGAGCCTGCAGAAGACCCGCCCCGTCTGGACCCTCAACCTGCAGGAAAtggctgaggaagaggagggccaTCAGCAGAAGGCCGGTCAGCTCTTCAACCCACCTCTGGCCCACTGCGTCTCTGTAGCAACCTGCGGGAACGTTTTGGCCTGCGCCGCCGAGGACGGACGTGTGCACCTGATGCGGGTCGGCAGTGGCTCCAAACTGGACCAGCAGGGGGCCATCAAGGCCCACAGCCATGGAGCCTCACAGGCCCACTTCCTCAGCTTCTTACCCCACCCATACTGGCTGGTCACTGGGGGCAACGACGGCATGGTGGCCCTCTGGGACCTCAGTCAGAACCCGGTAGTTACTGTTGAGGATAAGGGCAAGCCACAAGCAGCGCCAGTCCACCGCAGAAGACCCAAGGCCAGGGCTAAAGCCAAACTCCAGTCCCAGGCTAAGCCCCAGCAGGCAAAAGAGGAGActaagaaggagagggaggaggaagaggtggaggagggcagCAGTGTGGATCAGTCACCAGGCACAGAGGAGGCCCTGAAGTCAGGACCTAAACTCAGCTTCAGCCATGGGGACAAGGTGAACTGGGTGTGTCCCACTCTGCTGAGAGGGGAGCCCAGCCTTGTGGtggctgaccagagccctaacctgtctgtctactcTCTGGCTGGTCTATAg
- the wdr53 gene encoding WD repeat-containing protein 53 isoform X3, which translates to MASRQWCEGHSTPVLCVGASGGPEGLLASGSEEGEVTVWNQEGAVLASLRLPSGDDVTSAVFSPAAPGLLYVSHGEMVSVLDPRSLTGAVEELQGAGEEEINSLALNETGSALAVADDSGVVRVLELPGGKVNRTLRRHTNIVSSVAFRPLRPNNLVSAGLDMQVMLWSLQKTRPVWTLNLQEMAEEEEGHQQKAGQLFNPPLAHCVSVATCGNVLACAAEDGRVHLMRVGSGSKLDQQGAIKAHSHGASQAHFLSFLPHPYWLVTGGNDGMVALWDLSQNPVVTVEDKGKPQAAPVHRRRPKARAKAKLQSQAKPQQAKEETKKEREEEEVEEGSSVDQSPGTEEALKSGPKLSFSHGDKGYNNKTVYG; encoded by the exons ATGGCCAGCAGGCAGTGGTGTGAGGGCCACTCCACCCCAGTGCTTTGTGTGGGGGCCTCTGGGGGTCCGGAGGGTCTCCTAGCCTCTGGCTCAGAGGAGGGTGAGGTAACAGTGTGGAACCAGGAAGGAGCGGTGTTAGCTAGTCTCCGTCTGCCCAGCGGGGATGATGTGACCAGCGCTGTGTTCTCGCCGGCGGCTCCAGGCCTGTTGTATGTGTCCCACGGGGAGATGGTGAGTGTACTGGACCCTAGGAGCCTGACCGGGGCGGTAGAAGAGCTGCAGGGTGCAGGAGAAGAGGAGATCAACTCTCTGGCTCTGAATGAGACAGGCTCAGCTCTGGCCGTAGCTGATGACTCAGGGGTGGTGAGGGTGCTAGAGCTGCCGGGGGGCAAAGTAAACAGGACGCTCCGCAGACACACCAACATCGTCTCATCTGTGGCTTTCCGCCCTCTCAGGCCCAACAACTTGGTCTCAGCCGGGCTCGACATGCAG GTGATGTTGTGGAGCCTGCAGAAGACCCGCCCCGTCTGGACCCTCAACCTGCAGGAAAtggctgaggaagaggagggccaTCAGCAGAAGGCCGGTCAGCTCTTCAACCCACCTCTGGCCCACTGCGTCTCTGTAGCAACCTGCGGGAACGTTTTGGCCTGCGCCGCCGAGGACGGACGTGTGCACCTGATGCGGGTCGGCAGTGGCTCCAAACTGGACCAGCAGGGGGCCATCAAGGCCCACAGCCATGGAGCCTCACAGGCCCACTTCCTCAGCTTCTTACCCCACCCATACTGGCTGGTCACTGGGGGCAACGACGGCATGGTGGCCCTCTGGGACCTCAGTCAGAACCCGGTAGTTACTGTTGAGGATAAGGGCAAGCCACAAGCAGCGCCAGTCCACCGCAGAAGACCCAAGGCCAGGGCTAAAGCCAAACTCCAGTCCCAGGCTAAGCCCCAGCAGGCAAAAGAGGAGActaagaaggagagggaggaggaagaggtggaggagggcagCAGTGTGGATCAGTCACCAGGCACAGAGGAGGCCCTGAAGTCAGGACCTAAACTCAGCTTCAGCCATGGGGACAAG gGCTACAACAACAAAACCGTGTACGGCTGA